A genomic region of Marinobacter sp. NP-4(2019) contains the following coding sequences:
- the sodB gene encoding superoxide dismutase [Fe]: MAFELPALPYEKNALEPHISQETLEYHYGKHHNTYVTKLNGLVEGTDNANKSLEDIIKSASGPLFNNAAQVWNHTFYWHCMSPNGGGEPTGAAADAINKAFGSFEEFKKEFNDKAANNFGSGWTWLVKKADGSVAIVNTSNAETPLTGADKPVLTVDVWEHAYYIDYRNSRPNYLEAFWKLVNWDFVNENLA, from the coding sequence ATGGCATTTGAACTTCCCGCACTACCGTACGAAAAAAACGCACTGGAACCACACATCTCTCAGGAAACACTCGAATACCATTACGGCAAACACCACAACACCTACGTGACCAAGCTGAACGGCCTGGTTGAAGGTACGGACAACGCCAACAAGTCACTTGAAGACATCATCAAAAGCGCCAGCGGCCCACTGTTCAACAACGCCGCTCAGGTTTGGAACCACACGTTCTACTGGCACTGCATGAGCCCCAATGGTGGCGGTGAGCCAACCGGCGCAGCCGCGGATGCCATCAACAAGGCGTTTGGCTCTTTCGAAGAGTTCAAGAAAGAGTTCAATGACAAGGCTGCCAACAACTTCGGTTCCGGCTGGACCTGGCTGGTGAAGAAGGCTGACGGCAGCGTTGCTATCGTCAATACCAGCAACGCGGAAACGCCGCTGACCGGTGCCGACAAGCCGGTTCTGACCGTTGACGTCTGGGAGCACGCGTACTATATCGATTACCGCAACTCCCGTCCGAACTACCTGGAAGCATTCTGGAAGCTGGTAAACTGGGATTTCGTTAACGAAAACCTGGCGTAA
- the purE gene encoding 5-(carboxyamino)imidazole ribonucleotide mutase, which produces MQPLVGLIMGSKSDWPTMEHAANMLDKLGVAYETRVVSAHRTPDLLFDYAKTASERGLKVIIAGAGGAAHLPGMVASQTSLPVLGVPVQSKALNGLDSLLSIVQMPGGIAVGTLAIGKAGATNAGLLAAQIVGTFNDDVRKAVDEFRKNQTQTVLDNPDPRDQ; this is translated from the coding sequence ATGCAGCCGCTTGTAGGTCTCATCATGGGCTCCAAATCGGACTGGCCCACCATGGAACACGCCGCCAACATGCTCGACAAACTCGGCGTAGCCTATGAAACCCGGGTGGTGTCGGCCCACCGCACACCGGATCTGCTGTTCGACTACGCAAAAACAGCCTCCGAGCGCGGCCTGAAAGTCATCATCGCCGGCGCCGGCGGCGCCGCCCACCTGCCGGGCATGGTGGCATCCCAGACCTCACTGCCGGTGCTGGGAGTTCCCGTTCAGTCCAAAGCCCTTAACGGCCTGGATTCGCTGCTGTCCATCGTCCAGATGCCGGGCGGCATTGCCGTTGGTACACTGGCAATTGGCAAGGCCGGCGCCACCAACGCAGGCCTGCTGGCGGCGCAGATTGTCGGAACGTTCAATGATGACGTGCGTAAAGCCGTCGATGAGTTCCGCAAGAATCAGACACAGACGGTTCTGGATAATCCCGATCCCCGGGATCAATAA
- a CDS encoding 5-(carboxyamino)imidazole ribonucleotide synthase has protein sequence MRIGVLGAGQLGRMLALAGYPLAKTFVFYDMSGSPSAGLGEVIIDREGEYLDDFLSRVDRVTYEFEHLPVEVAEKIAAHKPVHPCPRALQVCQNREAEKTLFGQLGIPTPEWKIADSAESLQAAAEELGCPVVAKSNTEGYDGKGQAVLKSPEDAAAAWEAIGHPRLIVEKFVDFQREVSIIAVRGEDGALAFYPIAENTHHEGILRYSIAPAPGLEKHIQDDAERYIKALLNELDYVGVLTLELFETATGLVANEMAPRVHNSGHWTIEGAMTSQFENHIRAVSGHPLGNVAPRGVSCMINIIGEHGDIERILELPYAHVHLYNKGERPGRKLGHVNILADSYEELVWRVKNCAQFLPGSPEFKSSLTPKG, from the coding sequence ATGAGAATTGGTGTACTAGGCGCCGGCCAACTGGGACGCATGCTGGCCCTGGCCGGTTACCCGCTGGCCAAGACGTTTGTATTCTATGACATGTCCGGCAGCCCCAGCGCCGGCCTGGGCGAAGTCATCATCGACCGCGAAGGCGAGTACCTGGATGACTTCCTCTCCCGCGTTGATCGGGTCACCTACGAATTCGAACACCTGCCGGTCGAGGTGGCCGAAAAAATTGCCGCACACAAACCAGTGCACCCTTGCCCGCGCGCACTCCAGGTGTGCCAGAATCGCGAAGCCGAGAAAACCCTGTTCGGTCAACTGGGCATTCCCACGCCGGAATGGAAAATCGCAGACAGCGCCGAATCCCTGCAGGCTGCCGCCGAAGAACTCGGCTGCCCCGTCGTTGCCAAGTCCAATACCGAAGGGTATGACGGCAAAGGCCAGGCTGTGCTCAAAAGCCCGGAAGACGCCGCCGCTGCCTGGGAGGCCATCGGCCACCCACGGCTGATCGTGGAAAAATTTGTCGACTTTCAGCGGGAAGTATCCATCATCGCCGTGCGCGGCGAAGACGGAGCACTCGCCTTCTACCCTATCGCCGAAAACACCCACCACGAAGGCATCCTGCGCTACTCCATCGCCCCGGCACCGGGCCTGGAGAAACACATTCAGGACGATGCCGAACGCTACATCAAGGCACTCTTGAACGAGCTGGACTACGTCGGCGTACTGACACTGGAACTGTTTGAAACCGCCACTGGCCTGGTCGCCAACGAAATGGCCCCGAGAGTTCATAATTCCGGCCACTGGACCATTGAAGGCGCCATGACCAGCCAGTTCGAAAACCATATCCGCGCGGTCAGCGGGCATCCGCTGGGCAACGTTGCCCCCCGGGGCGTGAGCTGCATGATCAACATCATCGGCGAGCATGGAGACATTGAACGTATCCTGGAACTGCCTTACGCTCATGTTCACCTCTATAATAAAGGTGAACGCCCGGGCCGGAAGCTCGGGCACGTCAACATCCTGGCGGACAGTTACGAAGAGCTGGTATGGCGGGTCAAGAACTGCGCACAGTTCCTGCCCGGCAGCCCCGAGTTTAAAAGTTCTTTAACACCAAAGGGTTGA
- a CDS encoding DUF2846 domain-containing protein produces MSVTLLPMLMLMLVSGCTVYQSIGKSVGSFLHPVSGHDFVHIANDQWNRDNALLYFYRPHSQWAAEEIEAPSVYIDDTHYFNIRNDSFTWLEVSPGERHIAMRRPLLGLEGLNSFSLSLIADATLDVKAGGIYYLRYNELSEPEQPHPDLDPEHPLAQGDLQLVPRGYAMQATELVSTRFLNSDLLAPNHAGTSIVEATEAVNKERRREENAEASGGWWIF; encoded by the coding sequence TTGTCTGTAACGCTTTTGCCGATGCTGATGCTGATGCTGGTTTCCGGTTGCACCGTTTACCAATCCATTGGCAAGAGCGTTGGATCTTTTCTGCACCCTGTCTCGGGTCACGATTTTGTCCATATCGCGAACGATCAGTGGAACCGGGACAACGCGCTGCTCTATTTCTACCGTCCTCATTCCCAGTGGGCGGCGGAGGAAATCGAGGCCCCCAGCGTATACATTGATGACACGCATTACTTCAATATCCGCAATGACAGCTTTACCTGGCTGGAGGTCAGCCCCGGCGAGCGTCATATCGCGATGCGGCGGCCACTGCTGGGGCTGGAGGGGCTGAACTCATTCAGTCTCAGCCTGATTGCCGATGCCACGCTTGACGTCAAAGCCGGTGGCATTTACTACCTTCGTTACAACGAACTGTCGGAACCGGAGCAACCGCACCCGGACCTGGATCCGGAGCATCCGTTGGCGCAGGGTGATCTGCAACTGGTTCCCCGTGGTTATGCCATGCAGGCGACGGAGCTGGTGTCCACCCGTTTCCTCAACAGTGACTTGCTGGCCCCGAACCACGCAGGAACTTCCATTGTGGAGGCCACCGAAGCCGTCAATAAAGAACGCCGACGAGAGGAGAATGCGGAGGCATCCGGCGGCTGGTGGATTTTCTGA